One segment of bacterium DNA contains the following:
- a CDS encoding dihydroorotate dehydrogenase electron transfer subunit, with the protein MRPTQSRITDARELCAGVISLWLEAPEIARRVRAGQFLNVRVSPGPDPLLMRPISVCDVERNQVRLVFRVVGRGTAMLARVRVGDELDVLGPLGRSAPELHSKDVLLCGGGIGSAPLLFLARKMSKANRLQVVLGARAKAELLLVREFRALGLPVSLATDDGSAGFHGTVTELAQEQVKVRDAKGKGQDGGRRLAASGERLTVFACGPRPMLADLVRRLDPIPVWGYVEERMGCGTGICYCCALPKKGGGHVRFCEEGPVVRLNEVVL; encoded by the coding sequence TTGAGACCCACGCAAAGCCGGATTACCGACGCTCGCGAGTTGTGCGCGGGCGTCATCTCGCTCTGGCTGGAGGCTCCGGAAATCGCCCGTCGAGTCAGGGCAGGGCAATTCCTGAACGTTCGAGTCTCGCCCGGTCCCGACCCGTTGCTGATGAGGCCGATATCGGTCTGCGATGTCGAACGGAACCAAGTCCGACTTGTTTTCCGAGTGGTCGGGCGCGGGACGGCGATGCTTGCCCGCGTGCGGGTGGGCGACGAGCTGGATGTGCTCGGGCCGCTGGGCCGATCCGCGCCGGAATTGCACAGCAAGGATGTTCTACTCTGCGGCGGTGGAATCGGGTCTGCGCCGCTGCTTTTCCTCGCACGCAAGATGAGCAAGGCGAACCGACTGCAGGTGGTGCTCGGAGCGCGCGCCAAGGCCGAGTTGCTGCTGGTCAGGGAGTTCCGCGCGTTGGGGCTTCCGGTCAGCCTTGCGACCGACGATGGCAGCGCGGGATTCCATGGCACGGTGACGGAACTGGCCCAGGAACAGGTCAAGGTGCGAGATGCAAAGGGCAAAGGTCAAGATGGCGGAAGGCGGTTAGCGGCCAGCGGTGAGCGGCTGACGGTCTTCGCCTGTGGTCCGAGGCCGATGCTCGCTGACCTGGTGAGGCGACTTGACCCGATTCCGGTCTGGGGCTATGTCGAGGAACGGATGGGCTGCGGCACGGGAATCTGCTATTGCTGCGCGCTGCCGAAGAAGGGCGGCGGGCATGTACGGTTCTGCGAAGAGGGGCCGGTCGTCCGGCTGAATGAGGTCGTCCTGTGA
- a CDS encoding DUF3795 domain-containing protein codes for MAKKKDDLKLVTYCGLHCDLCSSRGRIPKQAAALGDSMRTEGWEDWGGPVPGFKEFWKFLDGISTAEKSCPGCRQGGGPPFCGIRKCARAKGLDLCIECKEWPCHRIEGLAAGYVNLIPDSQRHKRIGIAKWLKEQEARARTGFCYCDIRCHPYTVPDK; via the coding sequence ATGGCGAAGAAGAAAGATGACCTGAAGCTCGTGACTTACTGCGGGCTCCACTGCGACCTCTGCTCCTCGCGTGGCCGGATTCCCAAACAGGCGGCGGCGCTCGGGGACAGCATGCGAACGGAAGGCTGGGAAGACTGGGGCGGCCCAGTTCCTGGATTCAAGGAGTTCTGGAAGTTCCTCGACGGCATCTCCACTGCCGAGAAGTCCTGTCCCGGCTGCCGCCAGGGCGGTGGCCCGCCATTCTGCGGAATCCGGAAGTGCGCCCGCGCAAAGGGTCTCGACCTCTGCATCGAGTGCAAAGAGTGGCCCTGCCACCGCATTGAAGGATTGGCCGCGGGCTATGTCAACCTGATTCCCGACTCCCAGCGGCACAAGCGTATCGGGATCGCCAAGTGGCTGAAGGAACAAGAAGCCCGAGCCAGGACCGGCTTCTGCTACTGCGACATCCGCTGCCACCCGTACACCGTCCCGGACAAGTGA
- the msrA gene encoding peptide-methionine (S)-S-oxide reductase MsrA: MKTDTATFAAGCFWGVQAEFDKVKGVVQTTVGYTGGHTEKPTYKDVCSDTTGHAEAVEVVFDPAVVTYEQLLDKFWSSHDPTTPNQQGPDFGSQYRSVIFYHSPGQESAAVASKDKLTKAHAFPRPIVTEIVPAATFWRAEEYHQKYFQKHGGGSCHI; encoded by the coding sequence ATGAAAACCGACACCGCGACGTTCGCCGCGGGCTGTTTCTGGGGAGTTCAGGCCGAGTTTGATAAGGTTAAGGGTGTCGTGCAGACTACCGTCGGATACACCGGCGGACATACCGAGAAGCCGACCTACAAGGACGTCTGTTCGGACACCACCGGGCACGCCGAAGCCGTGGAGGTTGTATTCGACCCGGCGGTCGTGACGTACGAGCAATTGCTGGACAAGTTCTGGTCCTCGCACGACCCGACCACGCCGAATCAGCAGGGACCTGATTTCGGGTCGCAATATCGTTCAGTGATTTTCTATCATTCGCCGGGCCAGGAGTCTGCCGCTGTCGCATCGAAGGACAAGCTGACCAAGGCGCACGCGTTCCCGAGGCCGATCGTGACCGAGATTGTTCCGGCCGCGACGTTCTGGCGTGCAGAAGAATATCACCAGAAGTACTTCCAGAAGCACGGCGGAGGGAGTTGCCATATCTGA
- a CDS encoding ABC-F family ATP-binding cassette domain-containing protein, protein MLINASDISKSYGAETLLKNVTFTISPGEKVGLVGPNGSGKTTLLRIILRQLEPDQGDIVIADAPEIGYVRQDIVDDEGSTVGKALLGDMDELEARLDKIRKEITASPDDEGELAKYEVLEEELATRFGSDYRSRCEKTLAQFGFSAGRSGEKVNELSPGERARLELARVLVRRPDILVLDEPTNFLDIGQREWLERFLEEFSGTVLVVSHDRVFLNRVVNRVFELRRGRLTVYEGDYDDYADARAQEQARLEHEHDVQQKGIHKLERMAEERKVWSARREKTKASAADSGFESARAAKMAKRARHAGKRIEQTVAQHEAKKPFIEKKPKPVLVTEDLPDKRALLARGLSKSFKTKTVVKGASFEMRTGERVALIGPNGSGKTVLLRMLVSELKPDEGEAQFGAGTKVGYFPQDVTFLDLKRTALEEVMESGASQETARTVLGTLLLPKGLAEKKLSELSAGERSKVLLARILAGGANLLILDEPTNHLDIDALLAMESLLSQAPCALLFASHDRAMLGRLADRVLELRDGALFDHHERYEALRAKG, encoded by the coding sequence ATGCTCATCAACGCGAGCGACATCAGCAAATCGTACGGCGCCGAGACTCTGCTGAAGAACGTCACGTTCACCATCAGCCCCGGCGAGAAGGTCGGACTGGTCGGCCCCAACGGCAGCGGCAAGACCACGCTGCTCAGAATCATCCTGCGCCAGCTTGAGCCGGACCAGGGCGACATCGTGATTGCCGACGCACCGGAGATCGGCTACGTGCGGCAGGATATCGTCGACGACGAGGGTTCGACCGTGGGAAAAGCCCTGCTCGGCGACATGGACGAGCTGGAGGCGCGCCTTGACAAGATCCGCAAGGAGATCACGGCAAGCCCGGATGACGAAGGTGAGCTGGCCAAGTACGAGGTACTCGAGGAGGAACTCGCCACGAGATTCGGAAGCGACTACCGCAGCCGCTGCGAGAAGACACTCGCTCAATTTGGCTTCAGCGCCGGCCGGTCCGGCGAGAAGGTCAACGAACTTTCGCCGGGCGAGCGCGCGCGCCTGGAGCTTGCCCGGGTGCTCGTCCGCAGACCCGACATCCTCGTCCTGGACGAGCCGACCAACTTCCTCGACATCGGCCAGCGCGAATGGCTGGAACGATTCCTCGAAGAATTCAGCGGGACGGTGCTTGTCGTGTCGCACGACCGCGTGTTCCTCAACCGGGTAGTCAACCGTGTGTTCGAGCTGCGCCGCGGCCGGCTCACGGTCTACGAAGGCGACTACGACGACTACGCGGACGCCCGCGCGCAGGAGCAGGCGAGGCTCGAACACGAGCACGATGTGCAGCAGAAGGGAATCCACAAGCTCGAGCGCATGGCCGAGGAACGCAAAGTCTGGTCCGCGCGCCGTGAGAAGACAAAGGCCTCGGCGGCCGACAGCGGGTTCGAGAGCGCTCGTGCGGCCAAGATGGCGAAACGGGCCAGGCACGCCGGGAAGCGCATCGAGCAGACGGTCGCGCAGCACGAGGCGAAAAAGCCCTTCATTGAGAAGAAACCAAAGCCCGTTCTGGTGACCGAAGACCTGCCCGACAAGCGCGCCCTGCTCGCCAGGGGTCTCAGCAAGTCGTTCAAGACTAAGACAGTAGTCAAAGGCGCGTCCTTCGAAATGCGGACCGGCGAGCGAGTGGCGCTCATCGGACCGAACGGCTCAGGCAAGACGGTACTCCTGCGGATGCTTGTGAGCGAGCTCAAACCCGACGAGGGCGAAGCGCAATTCGGCGCCGGCACCAAAGTCGGCTACTTCCCGCAGGACGTGACGTTCCTCGACCTCAAACGAACGGCGCTGGAAGAAGTGATGGAATCGGGCGCAAGCCAGGAGACGGCCCGCACCGTACTCGGGACTCTTCTACTGCCCAAGGGACTTGCGGAAAAGAAGCTCTCCGAACTCTCTGCCGGGGAGCGGTCAAAGGTGCTCCTTGCCCGGATTCTGGCCGGCGGTGCAAACCTGCTTATCCTCGACGAACCGACCAACCACCTTGACATAGATGCCCTGCTCGCCATGGAAAGCCTGCTCTCACAGGCTCCGTGCGCGCTCCTGTTCGCATCCCACGACCGCGCCATGCTCGGCAGACTAGCCGACCGCGTGCTTGAACTCAGAGACGGCGCGCTGTTCGACCACCACGAGCGCTACGAGGCCCTTCGGGCCAAGGGCTAG
- a CDS encoding TldD/PmbA family protein: MSTGFDRQAATVKAELKRMLDTGCSFADARLYDEDRSERLTLYDGNLETNYDANERGIGIRTLYKGAWGFAATADLGAIPACFEKAFANAKAATMLPGFPKDMGQAQPAKGKYRPPVKQDPFDVPTSEKLALLSGIDATLNDKTVAHRYVTAGFQRRKILYWNSEGTEVDRWQLNTFGSMMVMAPDPQGRTQRRSMELFCNGEGTRGWEWIADPDMFGAHAERIRSELSEIVAADPLPPAKRDVILLPGQGYLQTHETIGHALELDRILGYELSFAGGSHVRLEHIGKLRYGSDKLNARAGMTPNSPGTFGFDDEGSPQRDYYLIKNGILVNVLSSRTDLAEANAKAGHTVINESGTAARACAFYRPPIDRMTNINIDAGDDGTLEDIIAATEDGVILDVPVSWSIGSNREHFHFGTEIAWEVKNGKKTKVYKNPTYHGHTLEFWNSLDKVGSKSTWCLEQVPNCGKGEPNQIMELGHGIPVMRFHNVETGEKE, encoded by the coding sequence TTGAGTACTGGTTTTGACCGGCAGGCCGCGACCGTGAAAGCCGAGTTGAAGCGGATGCTAGACACCGGCTGCAGCTTCGCGGACGCGCGGCTCTATGACGAGGACCGCTCCGAGCGTCTCACACTCTACGACGGGAACCTCGAGACGAACTATGATGCGAACGAACGCGGCATCGGCATCCGCACGTTATACAAAGGCGCATGGGGCTTTGCCGCCACCGCCGACCTGGGGGCAATTCCGGCGTGCTTCGAAAAGGCCTTCGCCAACGCCAAGGCCGCGACGATGCTGCCCGGATTCCCTAAGGACATGGGGCAGGCCCAGCCTGCCAAAGGGAAGTACCGGCCGCCGGTCAAGCAAGACCCGTTCGATGTGCCGACTTCCGAGAAACTCGCCCTGCTCTCCGGCATCGATGCCACGCTGAACGACAAGACGGTGGCCCACCGCTACGTCACGGCCGGTTTTCAGCGCCGCAAGATCCTCTATTGGAACTCGGAAGGCACCGAGGTCGACCGCTGGCAGCTCAACACCTTCGGATCCATGATGGTTATGGCACCCGACCCGCAGGGCCGTACCCAGCGCCGCTCGATGGAGCTTTTCTGCAACGGCGAAGGCACCCGCGGCTGGGAGTGGATTGCCGACCCCGACATGTTCGGTGCCCACGCCGAGCGCATCCGCAGTGAGTTGTCCGAGATCGTCGCTGCCGACCCGCTGCCTCCGGCAAAGCGGGATGTCATCCTCCTGCCCGGCCAGGGGTATCTGCAGACACACGAAACCATCGGACACGCCCTGGAACTCGACCGCATTCTGGGCTACGAGCTGTCGTTTGCCGGCGGCTCACACGTCCGGCTGGAGCACATCGGGAAGCTCCGCTACGGTTCGGACAAACTGAACGCCCGGGCCGGCATGACGCCCAATTCGCCCGGCACATTCGGCTTCGACGACGAGGGCTCGCCCCAACGCGACTACTACCTCATAAAGAACGGCATCCTCGTGAACGTCCTCTCCTCCCGCACCGACCTGGCCGAGGCCAACGCCAAGGCCGGCCATACCGTCATCAATGAATCCGGCACCGCGGCCCGCGCCTGCGCATTCTACCGTCCGCCCATCGACCGCATGACCAACATCAACATCGACGCCGGTGACGACGGCACGCTCGAAGACATCATCGCCGCGACCGAGGACGGCGTGATACTGGACGTGCCGGTCTCGTGGTCCATCGGGTCGAACCGCGAGCACTTCCACTTCGGCACCGAGATCGCCTGGGAGGTGAAGAACGGCAAGAAGACGAAGGTCTACAAGAACCCGACCTACCACGGCCATACACTCGAGTTCTGGAACTCGCTCGACAAGGTCGGATCCAAGTCGACCTGGTGCCTTGAGCAGGTGCCGAACTGCGGCAAAGGCGAGCCCAACCAGATAATGGAGCTCGGCCACGGCATACCGGTGATGCGCTTCCACAACGTCGAAACCGGAGAGAAGGAGTAA
- a CDS encoding dihydroorotate dehydrogenase: MNPQVIVGKTTFANPVLAASGTFEFGLKFPAVANRLGGVVTKAITLQPRIGNPPPRIFEFPGGILNSVGLENPGVEKFCTDVVPRTAKLRCRVVVNIAGFTVGEYGELAARLDSEPVDALELNVSCPNVKEGGAIFGQRPGVVEAITALVRKRTAKTIIVKLTANFVDPVETAKAAEASGADGVTLINTLFGLALDGNGRPFLGGRTGGVSGPALKPFALFCVDRVSAAVKIPVIGCGGIMDATDALDYLSAGARMVQVGTANLVNPEAALDVWTGLKVYAQKNRLSNWDKVVGRARRQS; this comes from the coding sequence GTGAACCCACAGGTTATCGTCGGGAAGACCACGTTCGCGAACCCGGTGCTGGCCGCGTCCGGGACGTTCGAGTTTGGCCTTAAGTTCCCCGCAGTTGCGAACCGACTCGGCGGTGTCGTGACGAAAGCAATAACCCTCCAGCCCAGAATAGGAAACCCGCCGCCGAGAATCTTCGAGTTTCCGGGAGGCATTCTGAACTCGGTGGGGCTTGAGAATCCCGGTGTGGAGAAGTTCTGCACCGACGTGGTGCCGCGGACGGCGAAGCTGCGGTGCCGGGTTGTCGTCAATATCGCCGGATTCACGGTGGGCGAGTACGGCGAACTGGCGGCGAGGTTAGATTCAGAACCAGTGGACGCTCTCGAGTTGAACGTCTCCTGCCCGAACGTCAAAGAGGGCGGTGCCATCTTCGGGCAGCGGCCGGGAGTGGTCGAGGCGATTACTGCGCTCGTGCGTAAGCGGACCGCAAAGACTATTATCGTCAAGCTGACCGCCAACTTCGTGGACCCGGTAGAGACCGCGAAGGCAGCCGAGGCATCCGGTGCAGACGGAGTTACCCTGATCAACACGTTGTTCGGACTGGCCCTGGACGGGAACGGCAGGCCTTTCCTCGGTGGTAGAACCGGCGGAGTTTCCGGGCCCGCGCTTAAGCCCTTCGCGCTGTTCTGCGTCGACAGAGTGTCGGCCGCAGTGAAGATACCGGTTATCGGCTGTGGCGGTATCATGGATGCGACCGATGCGCTCGACTACCTGAGCGCCGGCGCGCGGATGGTACAGGTCGGTACTGCGAACCTGGTCAATCCTGAAGCGGCGTTAGATGTCTGGACCGGCCTCAAGGTGTACGCCCAGAAGAACCGGCTGAGCAACTGGGACAAGGTCGTAGGTCGAGCAAGGAGGCAGAGTTGA
- a CDS encoding metallopeptidase TldD-related protein: MLEKRIRDLLLDARAKARKQKLDAEFNFHRERSSLIRLGNSSVALSTFEELSRLDVSVQQGRKSGAYSMTSDITHPEQLDEALAIAANNCKAALEKDYDPIFGAVEETVDDSTGFDPALETLSPVAKTELCKKVVDAVKPRGNYDFSGSWSSGSTEMYMVSTANDKEAYRRLTDGRFTMVLKEQTKKWELQVERTQKRAGEFSADEVIADFNSMLPLYEKSPGYKTHIDRQRVMFGYEAVAELLGLSVWGAFVGRMWEEKRAFSSNLKPGDRLFPESITISDDPTNPNVFGMPFDFKGHRRHPRVICDKGILKGLLYDSGTAAKYKRQPTASDLGNDDFCLAPGTAPAGIDAGCKLAKDALYIPHIHYTHMPDPTKGMFTGSSRFNARLIKDGEFVAPLLSSRITDTLPQVFSGVVAISSRTIPWNVSATYDRRSPTAMSIPEYVICDGVRISDVADNF, translated from the coding sequence ATGCTAGAGAAGAGAATCCGCGACCTCCTGCTCGACGCCCGCGCCAAGGCCCGCAAGCAGAAGCTCGACGCCGAGTTCAACTTCCACCGCGAGCGGTCGAGCCTGATAAGGCTCGGCAACTCATCGGTGGCGCTGTCCACCTTTGAGGAGCTCTCCCGCCTCGATGTTTCAGTTCAGCAGGGCCGCAAATCCGGGGCATACAGCATGACCTCGGACATCACGCACCCGGAGCAGCTCGACGAGGCGCTGGCAATCGCGGCCAACAACTGCAAGGCGGCGCTCGAAAAGGACTACGACCCCATCTTTGGTGCGGTCGAGGAAACGGTTGACGACTCGACCGGGTTTGACCCGGCGCTCGAGACGCTATCGCCCGTGGCCAAGACCGAGCTGTGCAAGAAGGTCGTTGATGCCGTCAAGCCCAGAGGTAACTACGACTTCTCCGGTTCGTGGTCATCGGGTTCGACCGAGATGTACATGGTCTCGACCGCCAATGACAAGGAAGCCTACCGACGCTTGACCGACGGCCGGTTCACCATGGTCCTGAAGGAGCAGACGAAGAAGTGGGAGCTTCAGGTCGAGCGGACCCAGAAGAGGGCCGGCGAGTTCTCGGCCGACGAGGTGATCGCCGACTTCAATTCGATGCTGCCGCTTTACGAGAAGAGCCCCGGATACAAAACCCACATCGACCGCCAGCGGGTGATGTTCGGGTACGAGGCCGTTGCCGAGCTCCTGGGCCTGAGCGTATGGGGCGCGTTCGTTGGTCGGATGTGGGAAGAGAAGCGCGCGTTTTCCTCGAACTTGAAGCCCGGCGACCGGCTATTCCCGGAGAGCATCACCATCTCTGACGACCCGACCAACCCCAACGTCTTCGGCATGCCCTTTGACTTCAAAGGCCACCGCCGGCACCCGCGCGTCATCTGCGACAAAGGCATTCTCAAGGGGCTCTTGTACGATTCGGGCACCGCGGCCAAGTACAAGCGCCAGCCCACGGCCAGCGACCTTGGCAACGACGACTTCTGTCTCGCACCGGGCACCGCTCCGGCCGGAATCGACGCCGGGTGCAAGCTCGCCAAAGATGCTCTCTACATCCCGCACATCCACTACACCCACATGCCGGACCCGACCAAGGGTATGTTCACGGGCTCCAGCCGGTTCAACGCACGGCTCATCAAAGACGGCGAGTTCGTGGCCCCGCTCCTCTCCTCCCGCATCACCGACACGCTGCCGCAGGTCTTCTCTGGCGTGGTAGCCATCTCCTCCCGCACAATTCCGTGGAACGTGTCCGCCACCTATGACCGCCGCTCCCCTACCGCCATGAGCATCCCCGAATACGTCATCTGTGACGGCGTCCGTATCTCGGACGTCGCCGACAATTTCTAG
- a CDS encoding DUF3795 domain-containing protein encodes MKLRLLAPCGIYCGLCSSRNRMPQQAQALRRTMANGGWDSLGGEVKDFKEFWQFLNRIADPEKSCPGCRTEGAPPFCGGPESCDIRQCAQHRKTDLCVDCRDWPCARINRLGKSYVTLIADGKRLKRIGLNKWLKEQEARARTGFCYCDIRCQPYTVPDK; translated from the coding sequence TTGAAGCTACGTCTCCTCGCTCCCTGCGGCATCTACTGCGGCCTCTGCTCCTCGCGCAACCGCATGCCGCAACAGGCGCAGGCACTGCGGCGGACAATGGCCAACGGTGGCTGGGATTCCCTCGGCGGCGAGGTCAAAGACTTCAAGGAGTTCTGGCAATTCCTCAACCGGATTGCCGACCCGGAAAAGTCCTGCCCGGGCTGCCGGACCGAAGGCGCGCCGCCCTTCTGCGGCGGCCCGGAATCCTGCGACATCAGGCAGTGCGCGCAGCACCGCAAGACGGACCTCTGCGTCGACTGCCGTGACTGGCCGTGCGCGCGCATCAACCGACTCGGCAAGAGCTACGTCACGCTGATCGCGGACGGCAAGCGACTGAAGAGAATTGGCCTGAACAAATGGCTCAAGGAACAGGAAGCCCGGGCCAGGACCGGCTTCTGCTACTGCGACATCCGCTGCCAGCCGTACACCGTCCCGGACAAGTGA
- a CDS encoding polyprenol monophosphomannose synthase, whose protein sequence is MPRGLVIFPTYNEAENIERILPEVLSKSPELEALVIDDNSPDKTGDMVERMAQANPKIHLIRRPGKMGLGTAYVLGFKYALEHGYDYCFEMDADFSHPPDKVPEMIELLRDYDLVIGSRYSDGVSVVNWPMKRLLLSYFACMYARTVTGVPIRDLTAGFKAYRRETLAGIDLDKLKEDGYGFQIEIDFLIWRKGFRIKETPIVFAERRAGTSKMNKRIVRRAFFLVLRLRLARMFGRA, encoded by the coding sequence GTGCCACGCGGACTGGTAATCTTCCCGACCTACAACGAAGCAGAGAATATCGAGCGCATCCTGCCCGAGGTGCTATCGAAGTCGCCCGAACTTGAGGCGCTGGTTATCGATGATAACTCGCCGGACAAGACCGGGGACATGGTCGAGCGGATGGCGCAGGCCAACCCGAAGATTCACCTCATCAGGCGGCCGGGCAAGATGGGGCTCGGCACCGCGTACGTGCTCGGGTTCAAGTACGCGCTCGAACACGGCTACGACTACTGCTTCGAGATGGACGCCGATTTTTCACACCCGCCGGACAAGGTGCCGGAGATGATTGAGCTGCTCCGGGACTACGACCTCGTAATCGGCTCGCGTTACTCCGACGGCGTGTCGGTCGTGAACTGGCCGATGAAGCGGCTCCTGCTTTCCTACTTCGCGTGCATGTACGCGAGGACGGTGACCGGCGTGCCAATCCGCGACCTGACCGCCGGGTTCAAGGCCTACCGGCGCGAGACGCTGGCAGGCATCGACCTCGATAAGCTAAAGGAAGACGGGTACGGGTTCCAGATTGAGATTGACTTCCTGATATGGCGCAAGGGATTCCGTATCAAGGAAACACCCATCGTGTTTGCCGAGCGGCGCGCGGGCACGTCGAAGATGAACAAGAGAATCGTGCGCCGTGCGTTCTTCCTCGTCCTCCGGCTCAGGCTGGCACGGATGTTCGGCCGGGCGTAG
- a CDS encoding tetratricopeptide repeat protein: METSLIRSQHIRPIACLFVVAVLLGAGCAYYNTFYNAEAAYREGMKLKGQNQDAQAKTKFDKAIEKSALVIKRWPKSQWVDQALLLVGLSYYEEGQYEKAIREFDQLSLAFPNSAFLPRGELYRGLSLLADKQFGTARLALDAVKQKYPKLADQAAYNLAKSFVDRSELERGADSLAAFIERFPKSDLHISAVKLLADVSFARKRYADAEKWYAAFARTSVDPKERALAKLKIAGCRYEQGKYDEAIVEVNDVLGRYSDLDDEANLLLGKALNQSGRQSDALATWLKVKGSTDLGAEAAFRIGKSREEAGQFDAARAYYDTAKTRRVDSDYGVLAVKRLALLDALAARTTGKKVGGDSLTPAEAMFLVAEVNNLNLGEYDKAIDLYQKVHDSFPGTDWGAKALFAKAWIMRNVKSDTAGADSLAKEEISEYSETEYADESRRWLGLPVPVREKKPEVKPETTAMAPPLPPAETAKVPGLPPLPSESLPADTGDFAARQGLAKAPHGNRAPGHVPERPGHGSGPQGPGEMPGVKPGTPEALKGTGGEKPAGAESQKRDTMQARVKPPPSGPTPGIGARVPGDTVPSAPKTDTTKPANPPVVHEPKPSARLQLEMAHFETDSWRVQAADSARLKADADSLKAHPDVKAVIVGNCDPRASEDYNQKLGLKRAQAVRDFLVAAGVDSGRISVRSDGKKRPISTMPEEYGLDRRAEFELH; the protein is encoded by the coding sequence ATGGAGACTAGCTTGATCCGTTCCCAACACATCCGGCCTATCGCCTGCCTGTTTGTGGTAGCTGTGCTGCTAGGTGCGGGCTGCGCGTACTACAACACCTTCTACAATGCCGAGGCCGCCTACCGCGAGGGCATGAAGCTCAAGGGACAGAATCAGGACGCGCAGGCCAAGACGAAGTTCGACAAGGCGATTGAGAAGTCGGCCCTGGTCATCAAGCGCTGGCCTAAGTCGCAATGGGTGGACCAAGCGCTTCTCCTCGTCGGTTTGAGCTACTACGAAGAGGGCCAGTATGAGAAGGCGATTCGGGAGTTTGACCAGTTGAGCCTTGCTTTCCCGAATTCCGCTTTCCTGCCCCGGGGCGAGCTGTACCGGGGACTGTCGTTGCTCGCCGACAAGCAGTTCGGAACCGCCCGTCTGGCGCTTGACGCGGTGAAGCAGAAGTACCCGAAACTCGCCGACCAAGCCGCGTACAACCTGGCGAAGTCGTTCGTCGACCGAAGCGAGCTGGAACGCGGAGCCGACTCGCTCGCGGCGTTCATCGAGCGATTCCCTAAGTCCGATTTACACATTTCCGCGGTGAAGCTGCTGGCCGACGTTTCGTTCGCGCGGAAGCGGTACGCCGACGCTGAGAAATGGTATGCGGCCTTTGCCAGGACGAGCGTGGACCCGAAGGAGCGGGCGCTGGCCAAGCTGAAGATAGCAGGCTGCCGGTACGAGCAGGGCAAGTACGATGAGGCGATTGTCGAGGTCAACGACGTCCTCGGCCGGTATTCGGACCTGGACGACGAGGCGAACCTGCTGCTCGGGAAGGCGCTGAATCAGAGCGGCAGGCAGTCCGACGCCCTGGCAACGTGGCTTAAGGTAAAAGGCTCAACTGACCTCGGGGCCGAGGCCGCGTTTCGCATCGGCAAGAGCCGCGAGGAAGCCGGGCAGTTCGACGCGGCGCGCGCGTATTACGACACGGCCAAGACCCGGCGCGTGGATTCAGACTACGGTGTGCTGGCGGTCAAACGACTGGCGTTGCTCGACGCCCTGGCCGCACGCACCACCGGCAAGAAGGTCGGTGGAGATTCACTGACGCCGGCTGAGGCGATGTTCCTCGTGGCCGAGGTGAACAATCTGAACCTCGGCGAGTACGACAAGGCGATAGACCTGTACCAGAAGGTCCACGATTCGTTTCCGGGCACGGACTGGGGAGCGAAGGCGCTCTTCGCCAAGGCGTGGATAATGAGGAATGTCAAGAGCGACACGGCCGGCGCCGATTCGCTGGCCAAAGAGGAGATATCCGAGTATTCCGAGACCGAGTACGCGGATGAGTCGCGGCGCTGGCTCGGCTTACCGGTGCCCGTGCGTGAGAAGAAGCCCGAAGTCAAGCCGGAAACAACAGCAATGGCGCCGCCGCTTCCGCCGGCAGAGACCGCCAAGGTGCCAGGTTTACCGCCGTTGCCGTCGGAGTCGCTGCCCGCGGACACGGGTGACTTCGCAGCGAGACAAGGGCTCGCAAAGGCGCCGCACGGCAATCGTGCACCGGGACATGTTCCCGAGCGGCCCGGCCACGGCAGTGGCCCGCAAGGCCCGGGCGAGATGCCCGGCGTGAAGCCCGGTACTCCGGAAGCGTTGAAGGGGACAGGCGGAGAGAAGCCGGCGGGCGCAGAGTCGCAGAAGAGAGACACGATGCAGGCACGCGTGAAGCCGCCGCCGTCCGGCCCGACGCCCGGAATCGGGGCGCGTGTTCCCGGGGATACGGTGCCGTCTGCACCGAAGACGGACACGACCAAGCCGGCTAACCCGCCGGTGGTTCATGAACCGAAGCCCTCTGCCAGACTGCAACTTGAGATGGCGCACTTCGAGACTGACTCGTGGCGTGTACAGGCCGCTGACTCGGCGCGACTCAAAGCCGATGCTGATTCGCTCAAAGCACATCCCGATGTTAAGGCAGTGATTGTGGGCAACTGCGACCCGAGGGCGAGCGAAGACTACAACCAGAAGCTCGGTTTGAAGCGGGCGCAGGCGGTGCGGGACTTCCTTGTAGCGGCCGGGGTCGATTCCGGCCGAATCAGCGTTCGCAGCGACGGAAAGAAACGGCCGATTTCCACCATGCCGGAAGAGTACGGGCTGGACCGGAGAGCAGAATTCGAGTTGCATTGA